The Biomphalaria glabrata chromosome 17, xgBioGlab47.1, whole genome shotgun sequence genome segment CAAGGTGATAGACAGACGAGCACAAAGCTCAGGTGAAGTTACCCTCAATCCTGGCAAGATCCAGGGCCCACACAAAGTAAACATACTATTTCATTTTGGAAATTAGCAAAACAATTAAAGGAAAAATGTGTCATTTAATTGGGACTCCAATAAACTGTTTTCTACAAGGTCATAGTTCTATGTTTCTGTCAGCATAAACACAAGTATGAATCTGAGATTAGATAGCTTAAAAGTTCACTAAGGCttttaagatttaaaacaaaatgatttcaaCCTTGAGTTTAAAACAGCACACTTCAAGACATTCAACTGAAACACTGACCTGATTAAACCTTTGGTTGAACTGCTGAGGCAGATTTTGCAAGCgctgctgttgttgctgttgttgctgctgctgctgctgttgttgttgctgcagCTGCATCATCCTCTGTCGCTCCATCTGTTTCTGACGTCCCATCTGACGATGCTGTTGTTGGTGAAGTATATTTTGGCGCACTGTTAACGCCGACTGGTTCATGCCAGTTGGACGAAAAGGTGGTGCTGTGTTGGTCTGAAGAGCAGTAGCTAAAGGTCCtacataaaaattttatttattataactgtgacgatcacacttgctggggattatattatcaaacttgataactcaatgaagtgaagaaacatctttgtattttcttcaaaacttctttaataatacttcttcaactttcacataaaattaacttctcaattcaataacaacttgacttgatactaagatacatgaaacttcacttagtataacttcaacttcaagtAATATAACTTCAGATAATattacttcaactaataaaactttaattaaatggactcactaatatcacaaaacttaactAAACCTTTACTAAGAGAGGACTTAAGCGATAACtaagcgaggaccccgtctgactttcccttaatttatacctttcttaatcgtacattccagaatcatggaaacttctcccctaattattttagtagcTTTGACcatctagaagctgacgtgtgctatttttttcccttaacctctttctttgattggatacctaaaattaacttgtttatgctggacacttgcactggtttgaccttgcttctagaaactggtcgaaataggtcacagactcgactcgtgacaataACCCAAGGTGAAAGATATTTAGAGATTTAGTCATTGATGTTCCAGTTATCTTgaaaaatgatatattttgatGATGAACAATGGCAAAAATATTAGCAAACTGACTTACAACAATAGAATTTATCAGAAGTGAGTTTTTACTGTTACCCAGTTTGTTCAAAACTATTTAAGTAACTTAATAACTGTAGGCTACAAAAACAACAGAGaacaatacataaaaaaacatataatcAAATGAGATACAGGGCTTATTCATGTACAACACAAAAGGCTGCCTGATTTTCTCAGGGATAACTAATATGTTGGGAGGCCCTTCAATAGTTAATCTTTGATCTGACAGGAAAAATTCTATTAAAAGATTCTATTCTATTATAATCTATTATATGTAGGACAAAATAATCTTAATGACTAGATTAAAATATGGACATATATTGATGACATATACTTATACAATAAGAGGACAGAATTTTTAATGACTGAGTCTAGTAAAATAAGAGAGTACTCACCCCTGGGCTGGTTAAAGCCTTGAAGCTGTTGTGGTGGCTGCTGTGGACGCATGCCAGGCATCTTGGTGCTGAATGCCCCCTGCATACTCTGTTTTAGCTGTTGGGCATTACTGTTGTATCCTGGGATAATATTCTGTCCAGACATGTTGCCCATGCTTTGACCTTGAAGAccagcctgaagctgttgggcAAGCTGTAGGAACAGTAGTGTAGTTTAGGTGTTTTTAttcagcttcttttttttttctttttgtttaactAAACCTTCCTTATTCTACTTCAGctttaataatatttatgtttttattttgtaattgaaaagtttattttcagataatttattttttttagctgtcATCACATTAGTTGCACTGAGTTCTACAATGCTATGAACATTCAGTCCAACACATAATACAGTGTGgcttaaacaaattttaaagtgCTATCACTAAAACCAACAAACAATGCAactaaatagaaaagaaaaaacaaaaagtaaaaaaaacagtctgttcaattaatacattttaagcTCTATGTCAAATTTACTACTGTGAATATGCTCAGTGAATTAGGATTGAAATGTATTGATATATTGTGTATGTGCTATCTTTTCTTGGTTCCTACTAGAaggaataaaatattttatttcatacaatGAGAATTCTGTCATTTCTTCACCTAACCTAGGAATTCTGGCAAAAAATTGGGTTATCATTAGCTTCTGAAAATACTAAGACATTCTAACCACCCAAAACTATTGTTACGACCTAAGAATTGAATTGAACCACAGGCCTTGAGACCTGTAAGCTCTAACCATCTAAGTCTGCAAGACATGTGCTTGTCATTGTAAGGGCATAGAGGTACTATATTTTTAGTGCAATGCAAAAAAGGGATGTGAGAGacatctacattttaaaaagatttagtAATAGTATAATATCTATAAATTCAACGTAATTAATTACCTGTAATGTTTGCCTATTACTTAATGAATTGTCCAAAGCTCCTCTCAAACTCTGTGAAGACTGCTGCTGCTGTTGTAGGGACACCATTGGGTCATCATCTCCCATGAGCTGTCGCTTGATGCCAGCTATGGCCTGCTCTGTTGACTGGCCCTGCTGACTCTGGCTCATACTGGACAAGAAGTTGTCATTCATAAACTCTTCAAGCTGGGCCACGAGGCTGGACTCGTCGCTCATGTCAATGTCTGAAATGTTCATTGACTGCTGCTGCTGCGGTACTTGCTGCTGGACCTGCTGTTGCTGTTGAATCTGCTGCTGTTGTAAAAGCTGCTGCAGTTGCTGATGCTGCTGCTGCAGCTGAGGGTGGCTCTTCATCTGCTGTGGCAGGTTGGAATTAACCTGTGAGGCCTGAGGGTTACCCATCATTGGTGAGGGCTGCGATTGTTGCAGTAGTGTGGTCGAGGTTGGTTGCTGTGGTGGTGATAAGAATGGCTGCTGCTGCTGGAGCTGTTGGagttgctgctgctgctgctgaaTAATTAGGTTAGTCTTCTCAATCTGACGTTGTTTCTGAATTTGAAGTTTTTGCTGCAATAGGCGTTGCTGCAGCTTCTGTTCTGAAGTGTACTGTCTTTTTTCCTGGATATTTCCAATTCCAGTATTACTGTACTGTCCACTCTGAGGACTGGAATGCAAGGATGACCCAAGGGCTTGAGCAATAGAAGTCACAGATTGTGGACTGTAGTTACCAAGGGCAGAGGATGAGGAGACCATTCCCATTGGAGACATTGGCACTGTCTGCTGAGGCTGCTGGGTCACACTGTTCATAGCATTTTTCTGAAGATCATCCTGCATGTCTGCCGCCtgctgaagtatctgctgcagcAGTGGGTCATTTAAAGAAGAGTCAGCCCCCATGTTAGAGATGTCCTCAGTAATGACAGAGTCACTGCCAAATATTGCATCATCCCCTTCAAGAAGACTCTGAATCTGACTATCTGCACTAACAATGTCCATATTTGTCATTGAGTTCACAGTCACAGGAGATAAATTCTCTGGGAAATTACTGTTCAGGAAATTTGGCATACTGCTGGTGCTTATGGTCAAATTGTTGGCTGACCGACCTTTACCTAACACAGGGCCTTGAGCGTTAGATGAGCCTAGAGAGTCACCAGTGGTGATCGACCCACTGGAAATAGAGTCACTGGCCTCTGTGGTTTTTATAGTGATGATTTTCTCACTGAGATTCCTGGGATATCGACTCTGTGGGACAGCCGTTGGGTTGATGGAGATGTGGGTGTTGACCACTGTCTCCTTGTTGGCCTTTTTGCTAAGCAGCTGTGCCAGAAGAACATTTTTCTTTGAAAGGTTGCTCTGGGAATTAGGACCCCCTGAGGAAGAAGTGGCAGGTTCCAGGTCCATGCCCACACCATCACTGCTGTCTACATCTGGCTGCGACAGCTTTCGTCTTTTGCTGTTACCATTGTTGGTGCTGCTACTGGGTAGCTGCTGCTGTGAGAGGGGTTGCTGCTTGTGTGGGTTGTCATCCTTTTCCCAAAGTACATGAAGCAGCCTGCAAGGCAATGTATTAAACCAAATGAAATAGtaacaagaaaaattaaatgcaaTTTAACAATAAATTTTGGTAGATTGAAATTGATAACATTTAAAATCCTAGtaagatgataataataatactaggACAATATCTTTAAATAAAGTATCATATATAAATGCAGGTCTAATTAACAggttaatttttacaaatactctcaaatataataaataatcaatataataataaatatcaaaataatatatatataatattacatatatatatatatatatatatatatatatgtttagatttgcctatatatatatacattatatccactataatttatcattttatcaaccattttaatgtttttaaccTGAGAGATTAATAATTTAGTCTGTGTTAAAAACTAGAATCATCACAAAATAAGTTCCTGAGTTTAAAAAGTCTATATggaaactttacattttttttggttagcatatttttatataatatttttaaaatgtttaaaatgttcataataataaaattcatttaaaaaacatgaaCAACTAGGGAGAAGAGAAAGTATAGAAAGCAAAAAACTTAAGGGTTTGTGATCCCAAGTGCTAAGAATTGAATTATTTTACAGTAGGCCAATCCaatgttcacattttttatattgataggctacttgttaaaataaaaatgttccattttctTAATGCTTGCCCTTTCAATTGATCTTTGATTAAAATTATAACCCTCTATTGttctaggttgtttttttttatatttctaagttTTAATATAGTCAACATATTTATAGGTCAAGagttctttataaaaaaaaaatctatgactCACTCATCAAGGTGTTTGTCATCTGCACCAGAAGGCCTCAAGTTGTCATTGATGGACCCCAGGCGTTTCTGAGCACCTTGTCGCCCTTGGATCAATGGAGTGGTGGGCTCAGAAAGAGATGCCAGGTGAGATGTGGACTGAGGTTCCTGCTGCTCAGACTGGTGACGAGATCTGGACACTGGGTCAAGGTCAAAGGATGTGCTCTCCTGTTAAAAAATGGGATATGTAAACAATGTCACCAGTTCACTCTTCTATGTATGATTACAAATTTCAATATTAATGGGGAATGACATAATCTCAATATAGcattaagaaaagaaaacttcTTTAGCTGTCTATTGGCAATAGAAATAAATTCATTCTTTGGTTTTTAAGCATGgacatctttaatttttttgttagtcaaGGTCAAGGAGAGATGAGAGGGATGAGAAGAGGctttaacaacaaaataatcagGCTAAGCCCCACATGTCTATGTctattttagatttatttaattGAGCTCAATAccattgcaacaaaaaaaaaagagagagaagtcaGCTTGGCTAATGAACTGTAAAAATATTATGTACTCACAGCTGGTGCTGAGGTGGTTATCCCTGTCCTGGTCTGATCATCATCGTCAGGCTCATTCAAAAGCTGGTTGAGCAGTTCACAACCTCCTTTGCTGGGGCGACGGTTCTTGGAGCCGGCAGCGCCGGCGCCAGCAACACCTGAGGCCCCTGCAGCCCCTGACCTTTTGTTCTGGTCACTCAGCCTGAGCCTATCCTCTAAGGATTCACTCTGAGATTTCTTCTGACCTTCCTCCCCTAATAACTGCTGCAAggataaaaagaagaaaaacattttttgtagtaCAGGAAACACATCGAACTCCCACAATATTAAAAGTATctaaggacatttttatttttatattggagattttcatatggtggaaaaactataaataactcacttttttggtgtatctggtgtacgaAATAAAGtaagtgttgataagctttgtttttttaaaagtatatgatataatttttgtgcactttttagcactggaGAATTCAATGTTCTAAGCTCTTCTTTATGAAGCACACAACAATGTCAATATGGAGGACTTATATGTGCGCAGCTAACTATTCTTAATAAATGACTTTTGGTTcgatattgttaaaattatagatcAATTCTTTTACatgtagttggcaacagtgaggTTCCATTTGGCGTCCTTAACATTATTAAGTTTTATAGAAAAAACTctcatctttcatgcttatagcatggtcAGTGTACCAtggttcaatatcttttgtggaccagtgggtcaTTTCACTTTAAGGGAAGAAGAGATTCAAATTTAGAAtactctttatatatatatattatatacaaatatgAATTAATAAGAAAACTTTTATAACTAAGACCTTTATCTAGGTTAcagatatattaatattatgacCTATGTGGTATTCATTGATCTCCTGAAGTCATGAAACGAGCATGGCTCATCTCATAGAGGTCAAGATGAGAGCTTAGGGATTGGTAATGGGCAGAATATTTCACCCACACAGCATTTTCCCCCTCTTCTCTACAGCTGTTGCATTTAAGGAACAGCTATAGCAATAGCCAATGTAGGGTCAGCAGTGTCACATGCTCTGCTAGAAGTGGGGCATACTGTTATACTATCACTATACTCTActatcaagcaaaatattttgttctttgcAAATTTCCTTGTCATGGCAATCATTTTCGCAACAGCAATCCCAAAGAAACTTTAATAAGCTCAATACACATATCtataaaaataaagtcaatcattttttttattccatctTCAAAGTATCCATGCTCCCTTATGGTGCTTTATAGCCATCTCATTTTAACAGCCAAATGTATATAAAAACCATTTGCTATTACCCATTACTTTATAGAAGTCTTATTCACATGACATTGATATCTGACCCTTTTGTAAAACTGAGCAATTTATAAAAACAGCATCTAAgccatatatttatattcttataactagatctaagtcctaTTCTGTCAATTAGATTGAAaccttattttatataaagataaaaataaacatattttactTTCCATAAAAAGTATTgcttaatttaaaacaagacaGCTCGTAGTCTACTAAGTTGTACAATACTCTGTTTTCAATACAAGTTGgtatttaaaatcaaatttgcCAGTAAGCTTATACATGGTAGGAGTGGGAAGTCAAGTGTGTAAAAATGAGGTTGTTATTTAGTGCATGCTCTATTTGGACAAGCCGATCTTCAATAGGTCTTGAGACAATAATCCATCTATTTAGCATGATCGCCATCCCCATGGCAATGTATGCATGCGAGAAATGGAAGACAAAAATCAAGAGAAGGCTAAATGTGGTTAGGCAGCAATGGCTAAAATGGAGTTAAGAGTCACAGAATTAGaaacaaagaaatcatatgcttAACAGGCACCTGATAAAGCATCAGAGGAGGTTTGCAGAATATGTCCTCAAACATAATGAATCATGCATCCCAAGATAAGCAATAACAAGGAAGACCAAAACAATGAAAACACACATTGGGACCTCATAAAACATGGTAAGACACATTCATGGTTCTTTATCTAAATTGATTACATAATTtatatgattttaaaacaatttaattttttttatgtatgacttgtaatttttttattatttttattaactttcAGCTTGAACTAATAATTTTCCACTACTAAACTATTAAACTATTCAAAGGCTTAGCTggaacaaagaaaaatatttaaatttgaggtgacaatttttttaaattgtaggttgtcgacaattttttaaagtgtaggtTGTAACAGGAGTCAAGCCTATGACTTCAGTAAAACAGCTCCATTTCCCTcccataaatatataaattttgttaACATTTAGAAGAATTtacattagtttaaaaaaaaaagaattaaaattctAATTAATCAAGCTGATTAAGcatacaaaaaaatctaaaatagttttattaataTAACAATGTCACTTAGTGGATGGGAAAAGTATTGAGAAGAAATTCAGCAGCTACAGCTATTGgtttatattgattgtttgaatgcaaaattaaaataaagaaattgaaaaaatgtaacaaattttgAAATTCACTAACattttaagcttttaatttttttttagcccaaACCTGATTGTTGGCTAATAAAATTAATGTGTTTTAAATGATGGCTGATTTTGTAAAGAATGTTAACATTATaatacaattataattttattttttttttggtaagaaAGTTGATTTAGAAATGGTGTTATAACCAAGACTTACCTTCAACAAAGCTGTTTGTTTCTTGGGCTCTGCTTCATTTTTATCAGTCCCATGAAGTTCAGACAAACTTTTTGTGGTCCTAGCTCCCAAAGATGAGGAGTCCATGTTTTCTTCCATTACTGGAAGATCATCTTCATCATCCTCTTGACTTAACAAGTTTTTCAGAATAAAGTTTCctttttcaacattatttacACCACTGCTGTGGCTGTTCCTCATGTGAGAACCACTGAAAGTATCCATGTCCATGTCTTCATTTGAGGTGCTCTGTGGGTTTTCTTGTGGGCTCTGACCAGGGCCCTCTGTTGGTGATTGGTGTAAGTGGTCATCTGGGGATTTCATCAAGCTGGAGTTATGCATGTCCATCCCAAGGCCTGCCATGCTTGACATTCCCCCATTGTTACTGCTGGACACAGAGTTGGAAGAGGACAGAGAGTTCACCTGACCTGAAGGCCGACGGCCTCTGCTCAGAAGCTGACGCCGACTGTCAATAGAGGCAGGGGACTGTAGCTGTTCAGGTGGTGTTGAGCACTGGGTCAGCAGTTGGCAGAGTTTACCAGACCTCTGGGCATTGAGAATGTTGTTGTTATGACCATTGCTGCTGGACATGCTACTCATCCCCTGCTGCTGCTGGTGACCAACTATATCCATGCTGGAGGAGAACACAGGAGAGGAGGATGAGAGTATATATCCAGAAGAGGAAATGCTACTGGTCACATTGATGTCCAGCCCAGAAATGCCAGGCTGATGAGAGTTTGGATCAAGAGGAGACTGGTGCGACATAAGTGCAGGGTTATTGGTTGGAATAAAATCTCCACAAGACGATGGTGGCGTAGTAGGGGAACACTTCCATCCCACAGGACTTAATGGATAAGCTGcaagtaacaaaataatgagatgattttttgtttatttgcttTAATACATTATATGTGAAGAAAACACAAATTTAATTGGCCTATCATTGTTAAACCTTAATTGAAACAACTTTGAATGGTTGGAACATTGCAGAAAATAGACATAATAAAGTAATGTCATCAAATACGCAGGTcaaatttcaacattttttcaaagttcaataaataatttttgttcttattccttaatgcaaaaaaaatatatataatatagatatatatatataataattattatttataagcaCAGTTTGTGATTGAAATAGGCCATCAGTTACCAGAACTCTTCAGAAAAATAATTGGCAATCATTAACATTAACATGTACAATTTTATCAACTCCAGAAATTAGGATTATTTATCTTTACAGAATTTCTCTAACCTTAAAATCAGGGTAGGGCAATCATATATTGAGTACTAAAACAACAGTTTTGAGCCCTCTTGTTGTAAACCTCCAACATGTTAATGAGAACACAGAAGAGACTTATGTATTTAGTATTGTCCATTTGTTTACCTGACTGAGGAGATGGAGATGCTTTCCTCTGAAACCCCATTGAAAACTGGCCAACCTGGTTGCGGTTTTGCTGTGGGGTAGGGTTGCTCCCCAAACCCAGAGATGCTGGGCTACGCTGATTGGGATAACCCATGATTCTCTGGTTAAATCCAGCACTTCTTGGAGCATTCACTGGGCTAGGCGTGAATCTTTGGTTCTTCTGACCCCCGTCAAAAGAAGTAGTTGAGTTGCTCCGCATGGGTGGTCTCTTCATCCCAGGCTGACCACCTGTACCACTCTGAAGGGCATACTGAAGTGGGGACTGCTGGCTGGAAACGGAAGCAGGTGATTTAATATTGGTCATTGTATTCCAATTGTTGTTGGACTGTCCACCAACATCAGTGGACATAACTGGCTTCATATCAGGCAACTCATCTGAAAACACAAATGGTCAAATAATTAACGACAAAACGTTAACCTTTAAAAATACACTGCCCTGACCATCAGGCAATTAATTATA includes the following:
- the LOC106056285 gene encoding uncharacterized protein LOC106056285 isoform X3; the protein is MNQGLSSWAATNVSGREPSTLGSGYVRPTIEIEDISDDDSMATGLVFSFDAFMDGITKSSGPAVTSWSDQPRLRDSMEDNDFWTSNKNNNNGGSSGDKRRSPVSEGFNSSSAAATRSESSGLFQELAQLISDSISPDMNTPLSAAAANTSTTSSSGTASSKGNSKYGGGSVTQVKTEYNSNPNQSPNAVQQSHVSSSKPSFVPNDLLGSLLLKALNGFLFVVNSQGKVEFISENVTQYLKYTQDDLVGKSIYNIIHVGDHPQFSNSLLPMTLTSGLAWPSDSPTTRGHNFHCRMLVKPPSEEDEDVEVKQTYVSQYENMQITAIFQPCLAQKLTDSQLSSPLSKENQTCLVCIARCLSMTEKSNMMIGGIDQFSTKQDLDGKIIMAEPRQGMMELVGSYMTDFCHVNDLQQLTKHSQEVLKNGQNTSGVYRFKLAENRYIFIQTKSTLFNNHFTNEPEFIMSTHSIIRECDSDLELKGSASTSLMKSIIGQTANSRPASSNSNSQASNALMMPGPQANLSGAQGGLVNSVDNTSNDLDMFTEWDLINELPDMKPVMSTDVGGQSNNNWNTMTNIKSPASVSSQQSPLQYALQSGTGGQPGMKRPPMRSNSTTSFDGGQKNQRFTPSPVNAPRSAGFNQRIMGYPNQRSPASLGLGSNPTPQQNRNQVGQFSMGFQRKASPSPQSAYPLSPVGWKCSPTTPPSSCGDFIPTNNPALMSHQSPLDPNSHQPGISGLDINVTSSISSSGYILSSSSPVFSSSMDIVGHQQQQGMSSMSSSNGHNNNILNAQRSGKLCQLLTQCSTPPEQLQSPASIDSRRQLLSRGRRPSGQVNSLSSSNSVSSSNNGGMSSMAGLGMDMHNSSLMKSPDDHLHQSPTEGPGQSPQENPQSTSNEDMDMDTFSGSHMRNSHSSGVNNVEKGNFILKNLLSQEDDEDDLPVMEENMDSSSLGARTTKSLSELHGTDKNEAEPKKQTALLKQLLGEEGQKKSQSESLEDRLRLSDQNKRSGAAGASGVAGAGAAGSKNRRPSKGGCELLNQLLNEPDDDDQTRTGITTSAPAESTSFDLDPVSRSRHQSEQQEPQSTSHLASLSEPTTPLIQGRQGAQKRLGSINDNLRPSGADDKHLDELLHVLWEKDDNPHKQQPLSQQQLPSSSTNNGNSKRRKLSQPDVDSSDGVGMDLEPATSSSGGPNSQSNLSKKNVLLAQLLSKKANKETVVNTHISINPTAVPQSRYPRNLSEKIITIKTTEASDSISSGSITTGDSLGSSNAQGPVLGKGRSANNLTISTSSMPNFLNSNFPENLSPVTVNSMTNMDIVSADSQIQSLLEGDDAIFGSDSVITEDISNMGADSSLNDPLLQQILQQAADMQDDLQKNAMNSVTQQPQQTVPMSPMGMVSSSSALGNYSPQSVTSIAQALGSSLHSSPQSGQYSNTGIGNIQEKRQYTSEQKLQQRLLQQKLQIQKQRQIEKTNLIIQQQQQQLQQLQQQQPFLSPPQQPTSTTLLQQSQPSPMMGNPQASQVNSNLPQQMKSHPQLQQQHQQLQQLLQQQQIQQQQQVQQQVPQQQQSMNISDIDMSDESSLVAQLEEFMNDNFLSSMSQSQQGQSTEQAIAGIKRQLMGDDDPMVSLQQQQQSSQSLRGALDNSLSNRQTLQLAQQLQAGLQGQSMGNMSGQNIIPGYNSNAQQLKQSMQGAFSTKMPGMRPQQPPQQLQGFNQPRGPLATALQTNTAPPFRPTGMNQSALTVRQNILHQQQHRQMGRQKQMERQRMMQLQQQQQQQQQQQQQQQQRLQNLPQQFNQRFNQSGVPNLDVSASAPAAFPENFKELMTQGHPPNVTLPVQGNQFSPNLNRQRSLSGNSLPSPVTQQQQTTQQQAQVQQPRDSRFQFADNAQFAQGGSGAGSAGGVFSPQQQQQQGQVQGMFQQNRMIQRVSTGRGSPRAPQSPYGTSPPDPLLISPQSVLSPNAGMRQSQQPSVQVSPQYNQVPISSGFGGQQVNMSNAPVPFQSASGAPSFSNNSSMVQSTASGLHEFSSNSSMAQSTASGLHEFNMHVMDINLESNKSLSSELGLGVAGSSTSQYVKQELRNICSARSEKQQQQQQQQQQQQQQLQNIDFDSSSSELPPDILETINDMSKEHGGPLGNPLSNPMGNPMDEQDVVNQSRREAKQRYQQFRKLSMQQAAPPVIDPTDEAQVKATSLFRNQLLTPVHNTSPMPSSGSNQQMPQSTGAAKTDGSSQLNILQLESRTPIDDLRPIDNKNSLLCQLLSE
- the LOC106056285 gene encoding uncharacterized protein LOC106056285 isoform X1 encodes the protein MNQGLSSWAATNVSGREPSTLGSGYVRPTIEIEDISDDDSMATGLVFSFDAFMDGITKSSGPAVTSWSDQPRLRDSMEDNDFWTSNKNNNNGGSSGDKRRSPVSEGFNSSSAAATRSESSGLFQELAQLISDSISPDMNTPLSAAAANTSTTSSSGTASSKGNSKYGGGSVTQVKTEYNSNPNQSPNAVQQSHVSSSKPSFVPNDLLGSLLLKALNGFLFVVNSQGKVEFISENVTQYLKYTQDDLVGKSIYNIIHVGDHPQFSNSLLPMTLTSGLAWPSDSPTTRGHNFHCRMLVKPPSEEDEDVEVKQTYVSQYENMQITAIFQPCLAQKLTDSQLSSPLSKENQTCLVCIARCLSMTEKSNMMIGGIDQFSTKQDLDGKIIMAEPRQGMMELVGSYMTDFCHVNDLQQLTKHSQEVLKNGQNTSGVYRFKLAENRYIFIQTKSTLFNNHFTNEPEFIMSTHSIIRECDSDLELKGSASTSLMKSIIGQTANSRPASSNSNSQASNALMMPGPQANLSGAQGGLVNSVDNTSNDLDMFTEWDLINELPDMKPVMSTDVGGQSNNNWNTMTNIKSPASVSSQQSPLQYALQSGTGGQPGMKRPPMRSNSTTSFDGGQKNQRFTPSPVNAPRSAGFNQRIMGYPNQRSPASLGLGSNPTPQQNRNQVGQFSMGFQRKASPSPQSAYPLSPVGWKCSPTTPPSSCGDFIPTNNPALMSHQSPLDPNSHQPGISGLDINVTSSISSSGYILSSSSPVFSSSMDIVGHQQQQGMSSMSSSNGHNNNILNAQRSGKLCQLLTQCSTPPEQLQSPASIDSRRQLLSRGRRPSGQVNSLSSSNSVSSSNNGGMSSMAGLGMDMHNSSLMKSPDDHLHQSPTEGPGQSPQENPQSTSNEDMDMDTFSGSHMRNSHSSGVNNVEKGNFILKNLLSQEDDEDDLPVMEENMDSSSLGARTTKSLSELHGTDKNEAEPKKQTALLKQLLGEEGQKKSQSESLEDRLRLSDQNKRSGAAGASGVAGAGAAGSKNRRPSKGGCELLNQLLNEPDDDDQTRTGITTSAPAESTSFDLDPVSRSRHQSEQQEPQSTSHLASLSEPTTPLIQGRQGAQKRLGSINDNLRPSGADDKHLDELLHVLWEKDDNPHKQQPLSQQQLPSSSTNNGNSKRRKLSQPDVDSSDGVGMDLEPATSSSGGPNSQSNLSKKNVLLAQLLSKKANKETVVNTHISINPTAVPQSRYPRNLSEKIITIKTTEASDSISSGSITTGDSLGSSNAQGPVLGKGRSANNLTISTSSMPNFLNSNFPENLSPVTVNSMTNMDIVSADSQIQSLLEGDDAIFGSDSVITEDISNMGADSSLNDPLLQQILQQAADMQDDLQKNAMNSVTQQPQQTVPMSPMGMVSSSSALGNYSPQSVTSIAQALGSSLHSSPQSGQYSNTGIGNIQEKRQYTSEQKLQQRLLQQKLQIQKQRQIEKTNLIIQQQQQQLQQLQQQQPFLSPPQQPTSTTLLQQSQPSPMMGNPQASQVNSNLPQQMKSHPQLQQQHQQLQQLLQQQQIQQQQQVQQQVPQQQQSMNISDIDMSDESSLVAQLEEFMNDNFLSSMSQSQQGQSTEQAIAGIKRQLMGDDDPMVSLQQQQQSSQSLRGALDNSLSNRQTLQLAQQLQAGLQGQSMGNMSGQNIIPGYNSNAQQLKQSMQGAFSTKMPGMRPQQPPQQLQGFNQPRGPLATALQTNTAPPFRPTGMNQSALTVRQNILHQQQHRQMGRQKQMERQRMMQLQQQQQQQQQQQQQQQQRLQNLPQQFNQRFNQSGVPNLDVSASAPAAFPENFKELMTQGHPPNVTLPVQRGQGMPGPMSPRFTPQGPGPSPQPSQLSPHFSPQSGSGGVWGMRNQGVVDPLGLQQGNQFSPNLNRQRSLSGNSLPSPVTQQQQTTQQQAQVQQPRDSRFQFADNAQFAQGGSGAGSAGGVFSPQQQQQQGQVQGMFQQNRMIQRVSTGRGSPRAPQSPYGTSPPDPLLISPQSVLSPNAGMRQSQQPSVQVSPQYNQVPISSGFGGQQVNMSNAPVPFQSASGAPSFSNNSSMVQSTASGLHEFSSNSSMAQSTASGLHEFNMHVMDINLESNKSLSSELGLGVAGSSTSQYVKQELRNICSARSEKQQQQQQQQQQQQQQLQNIDFDSSSSELPPDILETINDMSKEHGGPLGNPLSNPMGNPMDEQDVVNQSRREAKQRYQQFRKLSMQQAAPPVIDPTDEAQVKATSLFRNQLLTPVHNTSPMPSSGSNQQMPQSTGAAKTDGSSQLNILQLESRTPIDDLRPIDNKNSLLCQLLSE